In a genomic window of Pseudomonas putida:
- the nadA gene encoding quinolinate synthase NadA, translating into MTQISERLLVQAHLDAKQPKPLTADEEAHYRAAIAAELKAQDAVLVAHFYCDPIIQALAEETGGCVSDSLEMARFGNAHPAKTVVVAGVKFMGETAKILNPEKRILMPTLEATCSLDLGCPVDEFSAFCDQHPERTVVVYANTSAAVKARADWVVTSSCALEIVESLMDNGETIIWGPDKHLGTYIQRQTGADMLLWDGACIVHEEFKSKQLEDMKALYPDAAILVHPESPTSVIELADAVGSTSQLIAAAQTLPNKTLIVATDRGIFYKMQQLCPDKVFIEAPTAGNGAACRSCAHCPWMAMNTLERTLKSLKEGANEIFVDPALIPQAIRPLKRMLDFTQAARMKLAGNA; encoded by the coding sequence ATGACGCAGATTTCCGAACGCCTTCTGGTTCAAGCCCACCTCGACGCCAAGCAGCCAAAGCCGCTGACGGCCGACGAGGAGGCCCATTACCGTGCCGCCATCGCTGCCGAGCTCAAGGCTCAGGATGCGGTGTTGGTTGCCCACTTCTATTGCGATCCAATCATTCAGGCCCTGGCCGAAGAAACCGGTGGCTGCGTCTCCGATTCTCTGGAGATGGCCCGTTTCGGCAATGCCCATCCGGCCAAGACTGTGGTGGTTGCCGGGGTCAAGTTCATGGGGGAGACGGCCAAGATCCTCAACCCCGAAAAACGCATTCTGATGCCGACGCTCGAGGCGACGTGCTCGCTGGACCTGGGTTGCCCGGTCGACGAGTTTTCCGCGTTCTGCGATCAGCATCCCGAGCGCACGGTGGTGGTTTATGCCAACACCTCGGCGGCGGTCAAGGCCCGGGCCGACTGGGTGGTGACATCAAGCTGCGCACTGGAAATCGTCGAAAGCCTGATGGATAACGGCGAAACCATCATCTGGGGCCCTGACAAGCACTTGGGCACCTACATTCAGCGCCAGACCGGTGCCGACATGTTGCTGTGGGACGGTGCTTGCATCGTTCACGAAGAGTTCAAGTCCAAGCAGCTCGAGGACATGAAGGCGCTGTATCCCGATGCGGCGATCCTTGTGCATCCGGAGTCGCCGACCTCGGTGATCGAGCTGGCGGACGCCGTGGGTTCAACCAGTCAGTTGATCGCGGCAGCACAGACGTTGCCGAACAAGACCCTGATCGTTGCGACCGACCGTGGCATCTTCTACAAGATGCAGCAGCTGTGCCCGGACAAGGTGTTTATCGAGGCGCCTACCGCTGGTAACGGCGCAGCATGCCGCAGTTGCGCGCATTGCCCGTGGATGGCGATGAACACCCTTGAGCGCACGCTCAAGAGCTTGAAGGAGGGGGCGAACGAGATTTTTGTCGATCCGGCGCTGATTCCTCAGGCCATTCGCCCGCTGAAGCGGATGCTTGATTTCACTCAGGCGGCGCGGATGAAGCTGGCCGGGAACGCTTAA
- the queC gene encoding 7-cyano-7-deazaguanine synthase QueC — protein MTELLNTTEKRAVILLSGGLDSATVVAMARAEGYSCYTMSFDYGQRSHAELYAAERVARDLGVIEHKVIGLNLNGMGGSALTDSSIDVPETPGEGIPVTYVPARNTVFLSLALGWAEVLGARDIFIGVNAVDYSGYPDCRPEFIESFERMANLATKAGVEGNGFRIQAPLQNLSKAQIVQAGVKLGVNYGLTVSCYQADDEGRACGKCDSCRLRAEGFAAAGISDPTPYF, from the coding sequence ATGACGGAACTACTGAACACTACGGAAAAACGTGCGGTCATCCTGCTGTCCGGTGGCCTGGATTCGGCCACTGTCGTGGCCATGGCTCGCGCTGAAGGCTACAGCTGCTACACCATGAGCTTCGATTATGGTCAGCGGTCACATGCCGAACTGTATGCCGCCGAACGTGTTGCCCGGGACCTGGGTGTAATCGAGCACAAGGTGATCGGTCTCAACCTGAATGGCATGGGCGGCTCGGCACTGACTGACAGCAGCATCGATGTACCGGAAACACCGGGAGAAGGTATTCCCGTCACTTACGTCCCGGCACGCAACACGGTGTTCCTATCGCTGGCTTTGGGCTGGGCGGAAGTGTTGGGCGCGCGAGACATCTTCATTGGTGTCAATGCAGTGGACTACTCCGGTTACCCGGATTGCCGTCCCGAGTTCATCGAGTCTTTCGAACGCATGGCGAATCTGGCGACCAAGGCCGGCGTGGAAGGCAATGGCTTCCGAATCCAGGCACCGCTGCAAAACCTCAGCAAGGCGCAGATCGTACAGGCGGGCGTGAAGCTTGGCGTGAACTATGGCCTGACCGTTTCCTGCTATCAGGCCGATGACGAAGGCCGTGCATGCGGTAAATGCGACAGCTGCCGTTTGCGTGCGGAAGGCTTTGCGGCGGCGGGAATCAGCGACCCAACACCTTATTTTTGA
- the queE gene encoding 7-carboxy-7-deazaguanine synthase QueE — protein sequence MQDTLRITEVFYSLQGETRTAGLPTVFVRLTGCPLRCQYCDSAYAFTGGTLRTLDDILEQVAGFRPRYVCVTGGEPLAQPNAIPLLKRLCDAGYEVSLETSGSIDISAVDSRVSRVVDLKTPGSKEAHRNRYENIELLTPNDQVKFVICSREDYEWSVSKLIQYGLDQRAGEVLFSPSHHDLNARDLADWVVADNLPVRLQLQLHKYLWNDEPGR from the coding sequence ATGCAAGACACATTGAGAATCACCGAAGTTTTCTACTCGTTGCAGGGTGAAACTCGGACGGCCGGCTTGCCCACTGTTTTTGTGCGCCTGACCGGTTGCCCGTTACGTTGCCAATACTGCGACAGCGCCTACGCCTTCACGGGCGGCACCCTCCGCACGCTCGACGATATCCTCGAGCAGGTGGCTGGTTTTCGTCCGCGCTATGTTTGTGTCACGGGCGGCGAACCCCTGGCGCAGCCCAATGCCATTCCATTGCTCAAGCGCTTGTGCGATGCCGGTTACGAAGTGTCGCTGGAAACCAGTGGCTCCATTGATATCTCGGCGGTAGATTCCCGGGTCAGTCGCGTTGTCGACCTGAAAACTCCGGGTTCGAAGGAAGCGCACCGCAATCGCTACGAAAACATTGAGCTGCTCACGCCGAACGATCAGGTGAAGTTTGTCATCTGCTCGCGGGAAGACTATGAGTGGTCTGTTTCCAAGCTGATTCAATATGGCCTGGACCAGCGCGCTGGCGAAGTGCTGTTCTCGCCAAGCCATCACGACCTCAATGCTCGGGATCTGGCCGATTGGGTGGTCGCGGATAACCTGCCTGTGCGTCTGCAACTGCAGCTGCATAAATATCTTTGGAACGATGAGCCGGGGCGCTGA
- the ybgF gene encoding tol-pal system protein YbgF, with protein MRTCRRAVTVLALSLASLSAWAAVPVVDNDSGNGGSSYPPAGYGTNGAYAGGGVSAPVSAQGQLFNQLQQMQEQIERQQGVIEVLQNDVARMKQENLERYQDLDRRIGSGVAPAATPENSSTGGDLNAPGAAAGAGAAAGAAAAQAPSASSEPADPAKEKLYYDAAFDLIKAKDFDKASQAFAAFLRKYPNSQYAGNAQYWLGEVNLAKGDLQGAGQAFAKVSQLYPKHAKVPDSLYKLADVERRLGHTDRVKGILQQVVSQYPGTSAAQLAQRDLQKM; from the coding sequence ATGCGAACGTGCCGTCGTGCTGTAACTGTTCTGGCTCTCAGCCTTGCGTCGCTTTCGGCGTGGGCTGCGGTTCCTGTGGTCGATAATGACTCCGGCAATGGCGGGAGCAGTTATCCGCCTGCGGGTTACGGTACGAACGGCGCCTATGCCGGGGGAGGGGTTTCGGCCCCTGTCTCGGCACAGGGCCAGCTGTTCAACCAGCTTCAGCAAATGCAGGAACAGATCGAGCGCCAGCAAGGCGTGATCGAGGTTCTGCAAAATGATGTAGCGCGCATGAAGCAGGAAAACCTGGAGCGATACCAGGATCTTGATCGGCGCATAGGATCCGGCGTTGCACCAGCCGCGACTCCAGAGAATTCTTCTACCGGTGGCGATTTGAACGCCCCCGGTGCTGCAGCAGGTGCAGGCGCAGCCGCGGGGGCGGCAGCGGCTCAGGCACCTTCAGCGAGCAGCGAACCGGCAGACCCGGCGAAGGAAAAGCTTTACTACGATGCAGCCTTCGACCTGATCAAGGCCAAGGATTTCGACAAGGCCAGCCAGGCTTTTGCCGCTTTCCTGCGCAAGTACCCAAACAGTCAGTACGCGGGCAATGCGCAGTACTGGCTGGGCGAAGTGAACCTGGCCAAAGGTGATTTGCAGGGTGCAGGTCAAGCATTTGCCAAGGTTTCGCAGCTTTATCCGAAGCATGCCAAAGTGCCTGATTCGCTGTACAAGCTTGCTGATGTAGAGCGTCGCCTCGGTCATACCGATCGTGTCAAAGGCATTTTGCAGCAGGTGGTTTCCCAGTATCCGGGGACTTCCGCCGCTCAGCTGGCGCAGCGCGATCTGCAGAAAATGTAA
- the pal gene encoding peptidoglycan-associated lipoprotein Pal, which yields MEMLKFGKFAALALAMAVAVGCSSKGGDNAGEGAVDPNAGYGANTGAVDGSLSEEAALRAITTFYFEYDSSDLKPEAMRALDVHAKDLKANGARVVLEGNTDERGTREYNMALGERRAKAVQRYLVLQGVSPAQLELVSYGEERPVATGNDEQSWAQNRRVELRK from the coding sequence ATGGAAATGCTGAAGTTTGGTAAATTTGCTGCGCTGGCTCTGGCCATGGCTGTAGCTGTAGGTTGCTCGTCCAAAGGCGGCGACAATGCCGGTGAAGGCGCGGTAGATCCAAACGCTGGTTACGGCGCAAACACTGGTGCAGTTGACGGCTCCCTGAGCGAAGAAGCTGCTCTGCGCGCTATCACCACTTTCTACTTCGAATACGACAGCTCGGACCTGAAGCCAGAAGCCATGCGCGCTCTGGACGTTCACGCCAAAGACCTGAAAGCAAACGGCGCTCGCGTTGTTCTGGAAGGCAACACCGACGAACGTGGTACTCGTGAGTACAACATGGCACTGGGCGAGCGTCGTGCGAAAGCCGTTCAACGCTACCTGGTACTGCAAGGCGTTTCCCCAGCTCAGCTGGAACTGGTTTCCTACGGCGAAGAGCGTCCAGTTGCTACCGGCAACGACGAGCAGTCCTGGGCTCAAAACCGTCGCGTCGAACTGCGTAAGTAA
- the tolB gene encoding Tol-Pal system beta propeller repeat protein TolB, which translates to MLVVICCMAGIAMADEKNILVTSGSDRATPIAVVPFGFQGGSVLPDDMAEIIGNDLRNSGYYSPIPKQNMISQPSQASEIIFRDFKALGAQYVMVGSIVPAGGRLQVQYALFNVATEQQVLTGSVSGGVDQLRDMAHYISDQSFEKLTGIKGAFSTRLLYVTAERFSEKNTRYTLQRSDYDGARAVTLLQSREPILSPRFAPDGKRIAYVSFEQKRPRVFMQNIDTGRREQITNFEGLNGAPAWSPDGNRLAFVLSKDGNPDIYVMNLGSRQISRVTNGPGINTEPFWGKDGSTIYFTSDRGGKPQIYKTSVGGGGAERVTFVGNYNANPKLSADEKTLVMIHRQDGFTNFKVAAQDLQRGSVKILTDSTLDESPTVAPNGTMVIYATRQQGRGVLMLVSINGRVRLPLPTAQGEVREPSWSPYLN; encoded by the coding sequence ATGCTCGTCGTGATCTGCTGCATGGCAGGGATCGCGATGGCAGATGAGAAAAACATTCTGGTCACCAGCGGCAGTGACCGTGCTACCCCGATCGCGGTTGTACCGTTCGGCTTCCAGGGCGGTAGCGTGCTGCCGGACGACATGGCTGAAATCATCGGTAACGACCTGCGCAACTCGGGTTACTACTCGCCGATTCCGAAGCAGAACATGATCAGCCAGCCAAGCCAGGCCAGCGAAATCATCTTCCGTGACTTCAAGGCGCTGGGTGCCCAGTACGTCATGGTTGGCAGCATCGTCCCAGCGGGCGGTCGCCTGCAGGTTCAATACGCACTGTTCAACGTCGCGACCGAGCAGCAAGTGCTGACCGGTAGCGTGTCGGGTGGTGTTGATCAGTTGCGTGACATGGCGCACTACATCTCCGACCAGTCGTTTGAAAAACTCACCGGTATCAAAGGTGCGTTTTCCACTCGCCTGCTGTACGTGACTGCCGAGCGTTTCTCCGAGAAGAACACGCGCTACACCCTGCAACGCTCGGACTATGACGGTGCTCGCGCCGTGACCCTGCTGCAATCGCGCGAGCCAATCCTGTCGCCGCGTTTCGCACCGGACGGCAAGCGTATTGCTTACGTGTCGTTCGAGCAGAAACGTCCTCGGGTGTTCATGCAGAACATCGACACCGGTCGCCGTGAGCAGATCACCAACTTCGAAGGCCTGAACGGCGCGCCAGCCTGGTCGCCGGATGGCAATCGCCTGGCATTCGTGCTGTCCAAAGACGGTAACCCGGACATCTACGTGATGAACCTGGGCTCGCGTCAGATCAGCCGCGTTACCAATGGTCCTGGCATCAACACCGAACCGTTTTGGGGCAAGGATGGTTCGACCATCTACTTCACCTCCGACCGTGGCGGCAAACCGCAGATCTATAAAACAAGCGTCGGTGGCGGTGGTGCGGAGCGTGTAACTTTCGTCGGTAACTACAACGCCAACCCTAAACTGTCGGCGGACGAAAAGACCCTGGTCATGATTCACCGCCAGGACGGATTCACCAATTTCAAAGTGGCGGCTCAGGATTTGCAGCGCGGTAGCGTAAAAATCCTCACTGATAGCACTCTGGACGAGTCGCCCACTGTCGCGCCCAACGGCACCATGGTAATCTACGCCACCCGCCAGCAGGGCCGGGGAGTCTTGATGCTCGTGTCCATCAATGGACGCGTAAGGCTCCCGCTTCCTACCGCACAAGGCGAAGTCAGAGAACCTTCCTGGTCCCCTTACCTGAACTGA